One genomic window of Eisenibacter elegans DSM 3317 includes the following:
- a CDS encoding long-chain fatty acid--CoA ligase, whose protein sequence is MLSMQNTPFNLAQCLAFAAKYHPQQQVITRRVEDDQIVSHSYETIYRRAQQFANALAKLGISHGQCVGTIALNTHCHLEAWYAISGQGAICHTINPRLSHEQMIYIINHAQDQYILIDPIFWPLIEGLHSHFPKVKGYIVLTEEATMPKTALPNVYCYETLLAAEPMQFAWPEFDENSGSSLCYTSGTTGNPKGVLYTHKSNLLHTYAVSLPDAFGLTASDTILVVVPLFHANSWGIAYAAPITGATMIMPGKRMDGEAIYELIERYQVNTAAGVPTVWTALLEYADTHQKTMSSLRDVVVGGSAAPPSMLRAFKEKHQADLLHAWGMTEMSPLGTINRAVPQLKNLPEEEQFRYRIKQGRPVFGVDIKVVDEQGKEQPRDGESVGHLLVKGNWVVHTYYGDDKPSVDADGWFDTGDMATIDQYGYMEIVDRAKDLIKSGGEWISSVDMENLAMGHPDVSMAAAIGIPDEKWGERPMLVVVLKQGKQPDKEGLLTHLSAKFAKWQLPDRIEFVSEIPLTATGKFSKLTLRKQFLS, encoded by the coding sequence ATGCTCAGCATGCAAAACACGCCCTTCAATTTGGCGCAATGTTTGGCCTTTGCAGCCAAATACCACCCACAGCAGCAAGTCATTACCCGCCGCGTAGAAGACGACCAAATCGTCAGCCATAGTTACGAGACCATCTACCGACGTGCGCAGCAGTTTGCCAACGCCCTCGCCAAACTAGGCATCAGCCACGGCCAATGTGTCGGCACCATTGCCCTCAACACCCACTGCCACCTAGAGGCTTGGTATGCCATCTCAGGCCAAGGGGCTATCTGCCATACCATCAACCCACGCCTCTCACACGAGCAGATGATCTATATCATCAACCACGCCCAAGACCAATACATCCTCATCGACCCCATCTTTTGGCCCCTCATCGAAGGGTTGCACAGCCATTTTCCTAAGGTAAAGGGCTACATCGTCTTGACCGAAGAGGCTACGATGCCCAAAACAGCCCTGCCCAATGTCTATTGTTACGAAACCTTGTTGGCTGCCGAACCCATGCAGTTTGCGTGGCCTGAGTTTGACGAAAACAGCGGCTCCTCGCTCTGCTATACCTCCGGTACTACGGGCAACCCCAAGGGCGTGCTCTACACCCACAAGTCCAACCTCTTACACACCTATGCTGTCAGCCTGCCCGATGCCTTCGGGCTTACGGCCAGCGATACTATCTTGGTGGTAGTGCCACTCTTTCACGCCAACTCTTGGGGCATTGCCTATGCAGCCCCCATCACAGGTGCTACGATGATTATGCCCGGCAAACGGATGGACGGAGAGGCTATTTATGAGCTTATCGAGCGTTACCAAGTCAATACCGCTGCTGGCGTGCCCACTGTGTGGACTGCCTTGCTCGAATATGCCGACACCCACCAAAAAACGATGAGCAGCCTCCGCGACGTGGTCGTGGGAGGCTCGGCAGCGCCACCCTCTATGCTGAGGGCTTTCAAAGAAAAGCACCAAGCGGACTTGTTACATGCTTGGGGAATGACCGAAATGAGCCCGCTCGGAACCATCAACCGTGCCGTACCCCAGCTCAAAAACCTCCCCGAAGAGGAGCAGTTTCGCTACCGTATCAAGCAGGGTAGGCCTGTTTTTGGGGTAGACATCAAGGTGGTGGATGAGCAAGGGAAGGAGCAACCCCGCGACGGCGAGTCTGTCGGGCATTTGTTGGTCAAGGGCAATTGGGTAGTGCATACCTACTATGGCGACGACAAGCCCTCCGTCGATGCGGATGGGTGGTTCGACACTGGCGACATGGCTACCATCGACCAATATGGCTACATGGAAATCGTAGACCGCGCCAAGGATCTCATCAAGTCAGGCGGCGAATGGATCAGCTCTGTCGATATGGAAAACCTCGCCATGGGACACCCAGACGTATCGATGGCCGCTGCCATCGGCATTCCGGACGAAAAATGGGGTGAGCGTCCGATGTTGGTAGTGGTGCTCAAGCAAGGCAAACAACCCGACAAAGAGGGCTTGCTGACCCACCTCAGCGCGAAGTTTGCCAAGTGGCAATTGCCCGACCGCATCGAGTTTGTGAGCGAAATCCCCCTGACGGCTACCGGCAAGTTTAGCAAGCTGACCTTGCGCAAGCAGTTTTTATCCTAA
- the dnaA gene encoding chromosomal replication initiator protein DnaA has protein sequence MQKDHHTIWETCLQEIKAHIDDTAFSTWFEPIVPVQLKDDVLTIQVPSMFFYEWIEGNYVVLLRRALDKAIGETARLEYTLEDTTTDKPNPNRLFGVGNQGNPYFPQGSAKAPHPKTPTFNGGGYIQQQQQQQAYVGQQSIRSHPLYAQFQLNPEYTFDSFIEGDCNRLARSAGVAVAERPGVTAFNPLMLYGGVGLGKTHLMQAIGNYIRKHHGEKQVFYVSSDRFTNQFVMSITNNDLQSFNNFYMGVDILLIDDVQFFSGKDKTQEIFFHIFNHLHQSGKQIIMTSDRPPKELKGLEDRLLSRFKWGLTADLKQPDLETRMAIIHKKMQSESTEMPDEVVEYLANSIDSNIRELEGVMTSLTAQASLYQCPITLMMAKNAVQQIVQNGGDRELSIDEIQQAVGEYFGISVEDMKSKTRKKEIVIARQVAMFFVKEHANSFSLKSIGYHFGGRDHSTVIHAIQTINDYIQTRTDVRTYVDEIRQKLKSL, from the coding sequence GTGCAAAAAGATCATCATACCATCTGGGAAACCTGCTTACAGGAGATAAAGGCACATATTGACGACACAGCCTTTAGTACTTGGTTTGAGCCAATAGTGCCCGTGCAACTGAAAGATGATGTATTGACAATTCAGGTGCCGAGTATGTTTTTTTATGAATGGATAGAAGGTAATTATGTCGTATTGCTGCGCCGCGCCCTCGACAAAGCCATCGGTGAAACTGCCCGTTTAGAATATACCCTCGAAGACACCACGACAGACAAGCCTAACCCCAACCGTCTGTTTGGCGTAGGAAACCAAGGAAATCCCTATTTTCCGCAAGGATCGGCCAAAGCACCACACCCCAAAACACCTACTTTTAATGGTGGTGGATATATCCAACAACAGCAACAACAACAAGCCTATGTAGGCCAACAAAGCATTCGTAGCCACCCACTCTACGCACAGTTTCAGCTTAATCCTGAATATACTTTTGATAGTTTTATCGAAGGAGACTGCAACCGCCTAGCACGCTCTGCCGGGGTGGCTGTAGCCGAACGCCCAGGTGTAACGGCTTTTAACCCCTTGATGCTATATGGCGGTGTAGGGTTGGGCAAAACACACTTGATGCAAGCTATCGGCAATTACATCCGCAAACACCACGGCGAAAAGCAAGTGTTCTACGTCTCTTCCGACAGGTTCACCAACCAGTTTGTAATGTCTATCACCAACAACGACCTGCAAAGTTTCAATAACTTTTATATGGGGGTGGATATTTTACTAATTGACGATGTCCAGTTCTTTTCAGGAAAAGACAAAACACAGGAGATTTTCTTCCACATATTCAACCACCTTCATCAGTCGGGCAAGCAAATCATTATGACGAGCGATCGCCCACCTAAGGAGCTTAAGGGCTTGGAAGACAGGCTTTTATCTCGTTTTAAGTGGGGCTTAACCGCCGATCTCAAGCAGCCTGACTTGGAGACGCGTATGGCCATTATTCACAAAAAGATGCAAAGCGAGTCTACAGAGATGCCCGATGAAGTAGTGGAATATTTGGCCAACAGTATTGACAGCAATATCCGCGAATTAGAGGGGGTAATGACCTCCCTTACTGCTCAGGCTTCGCTCTACCAATGCCCCATTACCTTGATGATGGCCAAAAATGCTGTCCAGCAGATTGTACAAAACGGTGGCGATCGCGAGCTCAGCATCGACGAAATCCAACAAGCCGTAGGCGAATACTTTGGGATCAGTGTGGAGGATATGAAGTCCAAAACCCGTAAAAAAGAGATTGTCATTGCCCGACAAGTGGCAATGTTTTTTGTAAAAGAACACGCCAACAGTTTCTCGCTCAAATCTATTGGTTATCACTTTGGCGGGCGCGATCACAGTACGGTCATCCACGCTATCCAAACCATCAACGACTACATCCAAACCCGCACGGATGTCCGTACTTATGTGGACGAGATTCGTCAGAAATTGAAGAGCTTGTAA